From the Prosthecobacter dejongeii genome, one window contains:
- a CDS encoding Ig-like domain-containing protein, with translation MILAQAESDSLGDLDKDGVFTAHDLARLVGHTAGTSLLAETLLPFADLNQDGVINDADHGELVKLILETATPQSLPLAHVRSASPHNGAGGVAVTRETILYFSMPLALNAVLDTTQFYAEFGGRKILARVEISSDKKKATLFYQEPLPSNARIHVTFAPTGLNDLIGRPVDADGDGTSGGSYTTSFDTLSITGLAGTAITGRVLASELGAGGADVPLQGVTVTVDGAEETLRAITDAQGNFTLTPCPAGSFFVHVDGRTALVSNYPSGDYYPNVGKRWDALAGRMDNLSGNSDDTARGTIYLPKIIAGSLSAVSQMQDTPIDFPPSVLAEYPKLEGTELLVPANSLFADDGTRGGQVGLAPVDPNRLPSPLPPGLELPMVITIQTDGASNFDTPVPVCFPNLPDPVTGQKLPPGAKSALFSFNHDTGEWEVVGPMTVTEDGNFVKTDDGVGVLQPGWHGTNPSAGSGGPADPGSPPGQPNGPSVGSPGAPDLPPCGPGFKDPQDLQEVQQMIAANATNAGMGIGGRLIKMLGDIPRGAKELFKFGKGARKEFQEMDKMVADAHAYRLYLEALRDFYVEYADGIGPGRPQPPCAPAVQSARGKRTSGASIMAGSGNAQVDSLVMSYEALAASMLAHYQIEQQIQDIYAGKPEGYMPTVQQQVIITAAKAQLNAHLGGLSAHEFYEPLWAQLRQKLATVTTTGIFPIRQPESAFFVLVREDNGQVVQRGRTSSAGALPNLILAPETDFVVRFFYPSTLAVAETSFTSGPTGSQSTLLFPGISAANGATVDLDGDGLSNLAESVIGTNAAQADTDNDGIPDGTEIRQGSDPASGLAASTGIVASVPTSGPAVDVASSNNLVVTANGAAGISIFNVATGLNPTRVADLDTLGEASSVAISGTTAVVADGLTGLVLVDLSVLNNVRIAAQVNLGNGQHSAQVVTVSGPTAYVAMSHGTIVAVDLVSRTVLERIPLPVTSVIYDLAVWREHLYVLQQGRVTCINLTNLGVGAVIPLVDQSITGWRPRLFAGEGTLYAVHSRGFHLLDTAASESNPPVLQNFLTSQVAWKQLVSNGSGLALVAVGPNSPLSDPHDVDAYQLGNDGRQPVFSTTFLTPGVATALSIFNGIAYVADAASGLQVMAYQAFDTLGQAPTAALSSNFTLDQTAGTGVAESGKLMRLSAVVADDVQVRNVEFFVDGALVSVDGNYPFEHRFLTPKATAQRTQFKVRARATDTGGNATLTREFVVTLVPDTTPPVVTRVGPSGLTGKVTSALAFMSEALDPATVNETTFLVTEAGPDDVFGSGDDVPVTASAVTFRPEIQAASFTVTGELPPGVYQAVLTTGVKDLSNNALAADRTWQFSVEGDPVFWTGGSSGNWNNAANWNTGEVPGPNDLVVINGPPELEVNLGGSYVQARVITTQGGARLVVAENSAVALAGVILGSDLFVGELSNVTVIGGLRLENANLVFQDQTGANTRYFTCYGSATAVSGNGEIVFGTGGQIYADIQGILEAGITVRTRGDAFIATQSFLNSVVNQGTLMTDAAGAHLRLSNLNNQGSISTALGRISLVHTWVNNGTLQVSAAGRLDFGEGGYAFPLSAIGTLNRTGGRVVISGYMDLENGTLALNTTTGNWELLDGEIQNGNLTTADGATLVVDGIFNSRLLNVDIQGLVTVQSGAQLTLMDDWANHGTINGTNSVIRLEGEFRLNEIGNYTGTGNSVEITGILDNVGQTLMLDALPNFVRIGSSGTIKGGIISGSAPVNVPAGADWKLDGVTVNQDLLIGSSAVLYVTHGLVLNNADIIAGSTGPGGHYSTPYFYFYGTQSVSGNGAFQFDGGAGFRGLEISTNDGSFDGGLDPGVLTFEPSISFHLGHYAGLRAYGQTAHFIFKGSLTANVPIPPEINYATAVYMTGRFTNEGSLTATAGHLYFQGYADQNWTNLGTVNLSGSGILTMGGDFTLAQLGTVNRAGGTVNLAGTLDNTGKTLALNAATGSWNILSAGKILGGAVTTADGSLLTVAKNAVATLESVNLQGTVQVTEGQLSLHGDWVNNGTINATDSRLDFGGEFRLSELGVINRTGGTRAITGILDNTGFTFVPDTPGAPWIFQGGTLKGGSLASAGPLLTSNNFDWTLDGVTLATNINQQSGFLKVTNGLSMGSHTLTLNSSTVYFNGTQTIAGTGARIILAGSIFSGSSLNAYPADVFNPAPSTLTFGAGLTVVSQTTSYLYGYSPQQAILNLGTIRAEVADTFFYISGAFTNQGQLQQVNGGQIVIQP, from the coding sequence ATGATTCTGGCCCAGGCTGAGTCGGACTCTTTGGGAGATCTCGACAAAGACGGGGTATTCACCGCCCACGATCTGGCCCGTCTGGTCGGCCATACGGCAGGGACCTCTTTGCTTGCTGAGACGCTGCTGCCTTTTGCCGATCTGAATCAGGATGGTGTGATCAATGATGCGGACCATGGCGAGCTGGTGAAACTGATCCTGGAAACCGCCACTCCTCAGTCCCTGCCGCTGGCACATGTGCGTTCCGCCTCGCCTCACAATGGCGCGGGTGGCGTGGCCGTGACACGGGAGACGATCCTGTATTTTTCCATGCCGCTGGCCTTGAATGCCGTGCTGGATACCACGCAGTTTTACGCGGAGTTTGGCGGGCGAAAGATCCTCGCACGGGTAGAGATCTCTTCAGACAAAAAGAAAGCCACTTTGTTTTACCAAGAGCCGCTGCCTTCGAATGCGCGCATTCACGTCACCTTTGCTCCCACAGGTCTCAACGATCTCATTGGCCGCCCGGTGGATGCCGATGGCGATGGCACCAGCGGGGGGAGCTACACCACCTCGTTTGATACGCTGAGCATCACTGGTCTGGCAGGCACTGCCATCACTGGCCGTGTCTTAGCCAGTGAATTGGGGGCGGGTGGGGCGGATGTGCCGCTGCAGGGCGTGACGGTGACCGTGGATGGTGCCGAGGAAACCCTGCGTGCGATCACGGATGCTCAGGGCAACTTCACGCTCACACCCTGCCCCGCAGGCAGCTTCTTTGTTCATGTGGATGGCCGTACCGCGCTGGTGAGCAATTACCCCAGTGGCGACTACTACCCGAATGTGGGCAAACGCTGGGACGCCCTCGCTGGCCGCATGGATAACCTTTCTGGCAACAGTGACGACACCGCCCGGGGCACCATCTACCTGCCAAAGATCATCGCAGGCAGCCTCAGTGCTGTGAGTCAGATGCAGGACACGCCGATTGATTTTCCTCCTAGCGTTCTGGCAGAGTACCCTAAACTGGAAGGCACCGAGCTGCTCGTGCCGGCGAACTCTTTGTTTGCTGATGATGGCACCCGTGGCGGTCAGGTAGGGCTAGCTCCGGTGGACCCCAATCGCCTGCCTAGCCCGCTGCCACCTGGGCTGGAGCTGCCCATGGTCATCACCATCCAGACGGATGGCGCGAGTAACTTTGACACACCCGTCCCAGTCTGTTTCCCGAATTTGCCAGATCCTGTGACCGGGCAAAAGCTACCTCCAGGGGCGAAGTCGGCGCTGTTTTCCTTCAATCATGACACGGGTGAGTGGGAAGTGGTGGGGCCGATGACGGTGACAGAGGACGGCAATTTTGTGAAAACCGATGACGGCGTGGGTGTGCTCCAGCCCGGCTGGCATGGCACAAATCCGAGTGCAGGCAGTGGAGGCCCGGCCGATCCAGGCTCGCCACCTGGGCAGCCGAATGGGCCTTCCGTCGGCAGTCCTGGCGCGCCAGATCTGCCACCTTGTGGGCCGGGTTTTAAAGACCCTCAGGATCTCCAGGAAGTGCAGCAAATGATCGCTGCCAATGCCACCAATGCAGGCATGGGCATCGGCGGTCGTCTCATCAAGATGCTGGGCGATATTCCCCGTGGAGCGAAAGAGCTTTTTAAATTTGGTAAAGGTGCCCGCAAGGAGTTCCAGGAGATGGACAAGATGGTGGCGGATGCTCATGCCTATCGGCTTTATCTGGAGGCTCTGCGAGACTTTTATGTGGAGTATGCGGATGGCATCGGCCCGGGCCGCCCACAGCCTCCCTGTGCGCCTGCCGTTCAGTCCGCCAGGGGCAAACGCACATCAGGTGCTTCCATCATGGCTGGTTCTGGCAATGCCCAGGTGGACAGCCTGGTGATGAGTTACGAGGCCCTGGCAGCCTCCATGTTGGCGCATTATCAGATCGAGCAACAAATCCAGGACATCTATGCCGGGAAGCCTGAAGGCTACATGCCAACGGTGCAGCAGCAGGTCATCATCACGGCGGCCAAGGCCCAGCTAAACGCCCACCTTGGCGGCCTCAGCGCGCATGAGTTTTATGAGCCGTTGTGGGCGCAGCTACGTCAAAAGCTAGCCACTGTGACCACCACGGGCATCTTCCCGATTCGCCAGCCAGAAAGTGCCTTTTTTGTCTTGGTGCGTGAGGACAATGGCCAGGTCGTGCAGCGTGGACGTACCTCCAGCGCCGGTGCATTGCCGAATCTCATCCTGGCGCCAGAGACGGATTTTGTGGTGCGCTTTTTCTACCCTTCCACCTTGGCTGTGGCGGAGACTTCCTTTACCAGCGGTCCCACCGGTAGCCAGTCCACTCTGCTCTTTCCGGGTATCTCAGCAGCCAATGGTGCCACAGTGGATCTGGACGGGGATGGCCTTTCCAATCTGGCCGAGTCAGTCATCGGCACGAATGCGGCCCAGGCAGATACGGACAATGACGGCATCCCTGATGGCACAGAAATCCGCCAGGGCAGCGACCCCGCCAGCGGTCTGGCCGCCAGCACGGGCATCGTGGCTAGCGTGCCCACCTCCGGCCCGGCGGTGGACGTGGCCTCCAGCAATAATTTGGTCGTCACCGCCAATGGCGCGGCGGGTATCAGCATCTTCAATGTGGCCACTGGGCTGAACCCCACACGGGTGGCGGATCTAGACACGCTAGGGGAAGCTTCCTCAGTCGCCATCTCTGGAACCACTGCTGTGGTGGCAGATGGGCTGACGGGCCTGGTCCTTGTGGATCTATCGGTCCTCAACAATGTCCGCATCGCCGCGCAAGTAAATCTCGGCAATGGGCAGCACAGTGCCCAGGTGGTGACGGTCAGCGGTCCCACGGCTTACGTTGCCATGAGCCATGGCACCATCGTCGCGGTGGACCTCGTCAGTCGCACCGTGCTGGAGCGCATCCCGCTGCCAGTGACCAGCGTCATCTATGATCTGGCCGTGTGGAGAGAGCATTTGTACGTCCTGCAACAAGGCCGGGTCACGTGCATCAACCTCACCAATTTAGGAGTGGGAGCAGTCATACCGCTGGTGGATCAAAGCATCACTGGTTGGAGGCCTCGCTTGTTTGCAGGTGAGGGCACGCTGTATGCCGTGCACAGCCGCGGCTTCCACTTGTTGGACACCGCCGCCAGTGAAAGCAATCCGCCCGTCCTGCAAAATTTCCTCACCAGCCAGGTCGCGTGGAAGCAACTCGTCAGCAATGGCTCGGGCCTGGCCCTCGTCGCCGTGGGGCCGAATTCGCCGCTGTCCGATCCGCATGATGTGGATGCTTACCAGCTCGGCAATGACGGCCGCCAGCCTGTTTTCAGCACCACCTTCCTGACTCCTGGCGTGGCCACCGCGCTTTCCATCTTCAATGGTATCGCCTATGTGGCAGATGCGGCCAGCGGACTGCAAGTGATGGCCTATCAGGCCTTTGATACTCTGGGGCAGGCCCCGACGGCTGCCCTCAGCTCCAACTTTACCCTCGACCAGACCGCTGGCACGGGTGTGGCGGAGTCTGGCAAGTTGATGCGCCTTTCCGCCGTCGTGGCGGATGATGTGCAGGTGCGCAATGTGGAGTTTTTCGTGGATGGAGCCTTAGTTTCGGTGGATGGAAACTACCCCTTTGAGCACCGCTTCCTCACCCCGAAGGCCACGGCCCAGCGCACTCAGTTTAAGGTGCGTGCGCGGGCAACGGACACGGGAGGCAATGCCACCCTAACTCGCGAATTTGTGGTGACCCTGGTGCCGGATACCACACCGCCTGTGGTCACCCGTGTGGGTCCTTCTGGCCTAACCGGAAAGGTGACCAGTGCGCTGGCCTTCATGAGCGAGGCCCTGGACCCTGCCACGGTGAATGAGACCACCTTTCTGGTCACTGAGGCCGGGCCAGATGATGTCTTTGGCAGCGGTGACGATGTGCCCGTGACGGCCTCTGCCGTGACTTTCCGGCCAGAGATCCAGGCGGCCTCCTTTACCGTTACAGGTGAGCTGCCACCGGGTGTTTACCAGGCTGTGCTCACCACCGGGGTGAAAGACCTTTCTAACAATGCGTTGGCGGCAGATCGTACCTGGCAGTTCAGTGTGGAGGGCGACCCCGTGTTCTGGACGGGCGGCAGCAGCGGCAACTGGAACAATGCAGCCAACTGGAACACGGGCGAAGTCCCTGGGCCTAACGACCTAGTCGTCATCAACGGGCCGCCGGAGCTAGAGGTAAATCTGGGCGGCTCCTATGTGCAGGCCCGCGTCATCACCACCCAGGGCGGCGCACGCCTGGTCGTGGCGGAGAACTCCGCCGTAGCCCTCGCCGGGGTGATTTTGGGCAGTGACCTTTTCGTGGGAGAACTCAGCAATGTCACCGTCATCGGCGGTCTGCGGCTGGAGAATGCGAACCTGGTTTTCCAAGATCAGACCGGAGCAAATACTCGTTACTTTACTTGCTATGGCAGTGCCACGGCGGTATCCGGAAACGGGGAAATTGTGTTTGGCACAGGTGGCCAGATTTATGCGGATATTCAGGGCATTCTGGAGGCAGGTATCACCGTACGGACGCGGGGTGATGCCTTTATCGCGACTCAAAGCTTCCTGAACTCCGTGGTGAACCAGGGCACCCTCATGACGGATGCCGCTGGTGCCCACTTGCGCCTCAGCAACCTCAATAACCAGGGCAGCATTTCTACGGCGCTTGGTCGCATCAGCCTGGTCCATACCTGGGTGAACAATGGTACGCTGCAAGTCAGCGCCGCCGGTCGTCTGGACTTCGGTGAGGGAGGTTACGCCTTTCCCCTCAGCGCCATCGGCACGCTGAATCGGACCGGGGGCCGTGTGGTCATCTCAGGCTATATGGATCTGGAAAATGGTACGTTGGCGCTCAATACCACGACGGGGAACTGGGAGCTTTTGGATGGCGAGATTCAAAACGGGAATCTCACCACGGCAGATGGGGCGACCTTGGTCGTCGATGGGATTTTTAACTCCAGGTTGCTCAACGTGGACATCCAGGGGCTGGTGACGGTGCAATCCGGCGCACAGCTGACGCTGATGGATGACTGGGCCAATCACGGCACCATCAACGGCACCAATTCGGTCATCCGTCTGGAAGGCGAATTTAGGCTCAACGAGATCGGCAACTACACCGGCACAGGCAATTCAGTGGAGATCACAGGCATCTTGGACAACGTCGGCCAAACTCTGATGCTGGATGCCCTGCCGAACTTCGTCCGTATCGGCAGCTCTGGCACCATCAAGGGTGGTATCATTTCCGGCTCTGCTCCCGTCAATGTACCGGCTGGGGCCGATTGGAAGCTGGATGGCGTGACGGTGAATCAGGATTTGCTCATTGGCTCCAGTGCCGTTCTCTACGTCACTCACGGCTTGGTGCTAAACAATGCCGATATCATCGCTGGTAGCACAGGGCCGGGGGGGCATTACAGCACTCCGTATTTTTACTTCTACGGCACCCAGTCCGTCTCAGGCAACGGGGCGTTTCAGTTCGATGGCGGCGCAGGCTTCCGGGGGCTGGAAATCAGCACGAATGACGGCTCCTTCGATGGAGGGCTGGACCCAGGGGTGCTGACTTTCGAGCCTAGCATCAGCTTCCACTTAGGCCACTACGCGGGTCTCCGGGCCTATGGCCAGACGGCCCATTTCATCTTCAAAGGCAGCCTCACTGCGAATGTGCCTATCCCGCCTGAGATTAACTATGCCACCGCCGTCTATATGACCGGACGCTTCACCAACGAAGGCAGCCTGACGGCGACGGCGGGGCACCTTTACTTCCAGGGCTACGCGGATCAGAATTGGACCAATCTGGGCACGGTGAACCTTTCCGGTTCAGGCATCCTCACGATGGGCGGAGACTTCACCCTGGCCCAACTCGGCACGGTGAACCGCGCGGGCGGCACGGTGAACCTCGCGGGCACGCTGGACAATACCGGAAAAACGCTGGCGCTGAATGCGGCCACCGGGTCCTGGAACATCCTCTCCGCTGGCAAAATCCTGGGTGGTGCAGTGACCACCGCGGATGGTTCCCTGCTGACGGTGGCCAAAAATGCGGTGGCCACCCTGGAGTCGGTGAACCTTCAGGGCACCGTGCAGGTGACGGAGGGCCAGTTGAGCCTCCATGGGGACTGGGTGAACAACGGCACCATCAATGCCACCGACAGCCGACTCGACTTCGGCGGTGAGTTCCGTCTCAGCGAGCTCGGCGTGATCAACCGCACGGGTGGTACACGTGCCATCACAGGCATCCTGGACAATACGGGCTTCACCTTTGTGCCGGATACTCCGGGGGCACCCTGGATCTTCCAGGGCGGCACGCTGAAAGGCGGCAGTCTGGCCAGCGCCGGGCCTCTGCTGACATCGAACAACTTCGACTGGACTCTCGATGGCGTCACCCTGGCCACGAACATCAACCAGCAAAGTGGCTTCCTGAAGGTGACGAACGGCCTATCCATGGGCAGCCACACGCTGACGCTGAACTCCAGCACGGTTTATTTTAACGGCACTCAGACGATCGCCGGAACAGGGGCGCGCATCATCCTGGCTGGGTCCATCTTCTCGGGCTCCTCGCTCAATGCCTACCCGGCAGATGTGTTCAATCCGGCACCGTCCACACTCACCTTCGGTGCAGGGCTCACCGTGGTGAGCCAAACCACCAGTTACCTCTACGGTTACTCGCCGCAGCAGGCCATCCTGAACCTCGGCACCATCCGTGCGGAGGTGGCCGATACCTTCTTTTACATCAGCGGTGCCTTTACCAACCAGGGTCAGCTTCAGCAAGTCAATGGTGGTCAGATCGTGATTCAACCCTGA
- a CDS encoding Ig-like domain-containing protein — protein MKSVLLFLGVIASSFVGLQAATSVGILEPEPAGAKNSRVPITLTSTLPDSVVALQADVQFNASLYTVSDAEAVLQPAGVKVESAEISPGRMRVVVYHRNSQAMGGNVLFAVPLTAKNGVVSNDPILLTDLIVAGQGGNAVTAGILPRVRLTGLRDGQKVNGRLGIELTSTASATDSEISYVEYYVGGVLLGEGEGPNFKFFWEPETSGPYEIRAVAYDENGLQSSTRTIPIIVTHVGTYDGPVLGTYAGLVRAPAFNFDQEGYVSMTSTVKGAFTLKLLMGGKTLSGKGQFDASGNATVSIVRGKGITPLTVVLAHSSDAQVDQIHGRVADGSFVNNAFTGNTFESEFVADRLVWNAKTLPAIQRGSYTVLLPTAEDALIQGAPRGTGFATATVTPAGTVSATLNLADGTKITASSMVSKDGAWPLYASLYKAQGVILGEMMFDPITEISDVDGLLTWLRPVDAKALLFKPGFQTTVDAVGSLFVKPQANQRLIPLANLGSNASLFLSEGGLLGPVENRTTFLASNKALVPLQDALRPTVLPVAATGLFSGAFFHPDTQKSVKYQGVVLQKQQLFGGYFLAGTHGGDVSLAANEMFSNTFAGPIGTAPLPVVKIVSPKANATLASVTGGSVSVSGTAADKQGISSVTYQILHDGELSAPATATGTTSWNFNIPVPDGEGGLYIIHVKAVDTVGHESEVVTTQFWTPLKSALAVTVSGPGTVTKGFEGSTERDVGKLVTLSAKPNAKKRFLGWTGSVTSSSLNITILMKEGTTLQANFGD, from the coding sequence ATGAAATCTGTCTTATTGTTTCTCGGCGTCATCGCCTCGTCTTTTGTGGGGCTTCAGGCCGCCACCTCAGTCGGCATCCTGGAGCCGGAACCTGCCGGGGCCAAAAACAGCCGCGTGCCTATCACCCTCACCTCGACGCTGCCGGATAGCGTGGTGGCCCTTCAGGCCGATGTGCAGTTCAATGCTTCCCTCTACACCGTTAGCGATGCCGAGGCTGTGCTGCAGCCTGCCGGAGTGAAGGTGGAATCCGCCGAGATCTCGCCGGGCCGCATGCGCGTGGTGGTGTATCACCGCAACAGCCAGGCAATGGGCGGCAACGTGCTTTTTGCCGTGCCACTGACGGCGAAGAATGGCGTGGTCTCCAATGATCCCATCCTGCTTACCGATCTCATCGTCGCGGGCCAGGGGGGCAATGCAGTGACGGCAGGCATCCTGCCGCGTGTGCGGCTCACGGGCCTGCGCGATGGGCAGAAGGTGAATGGTCGTCTGGGCATTGAGCTGACATCCACCGCCAGTGCCACGGACAGTGAGATCAGTTACGTGGAGTACTACGTGGGCGGTGTGCTGCTGGGGGAAGGGGAAGGGCCTAACTTCAAGTTCTTCTGGGAACCCGAAACCTCTGGGCCCTATGAGATCCGTGCCGTGGCCTATGATGAAAATGGTCTGCAATCCTCCACCCGCACCATCCCCATCATCGTCACCCACGTGGGCACCTATGACGGGCCCGTTTTGGGCACCTACGCGGGCCTGGTGCGCGCGCCTGCGTTCAACTTCGATCAAGAAGGCTACGTCAGCATGACCTCAACGGTGAAGGGGGCCTTCACGCTCAAGCTGCTCATGGGTGGCAAGACCCTTTCCGGCAAGGGGCAGTTTGATGCCTCGGGCAATGCCACCGTCTCCATCGTGCGGGGCAAAGGCATCACACCGCTCACTGTCGTGCTGGCCCATTCCAGTGATGCGCAGGTGGATCAAATCCATGGCCGTGTGGCCGATGGTTCCTTCGTGAACAATGCCTTTACCGGAAACACCTTCGAGTCGGAGTTTGTGGCGGATCGCCTCGTCTGGAATGCCAAGACCCTGCCTGCCATCCAGCGTGGTAGCTACACAGTGCTGCTGCCGACTGCTGAAGATGCCCTGATCCAGGGTGCCCCGCGCGGTACTGGCTTTGCCACCGCCACCGTCACTCCCGCAGGCACGGTGAGCGCCACGCTGAACCTTGCCGATGGCACCAAGATCACCGCCTCTAGCATGGTCTCCAAAGATGGGGCTTGGCCGCTCTATGCCTCGCTTTATAAAGCTCAGGGCGTCATCCTCGGTGAGATGATGTTTGATCCCATCACAGAGATCAGTGACGTGGATGGCCTGCTCACTTGGCTGCGTCCTGTGGATGCGAAGGCGCTGCTGTTTAAACCCGGCTTTCAAACAACAGTGGATGCTGTGGGCAGCCTATTTGTGAAACCGCAGGCCAATCAGCGACTGATCCCGCTGGCAAATCTGGGCAGCAATGCCTCCCTATTTCTCAGTGAGGGTGGTCTCCTGGGGCCGGTGGAAAATCGCACCACCTTTCTGGCCAGTAATAAGGCTCTGGTGCCTTTGCAGGATGCGCTGCGGCCCACCGTGCTCCCTGTAGCAGCCACGGGTCTGTTCTCCGGTGCCTTCTTCCATCCAGACACGCAAAAAAGTGTCAAATACCAGGGCGTTGTATTGCAAAAGCAACAGCTCTTTGGCGGCTACTTCCTGGCAGGCACTCATGGTGGGGATGTTTCTTTGGCCGCTAACGAAATGTTTTCCAACACCTTTGCTGGCCCCATTGGCACAGCTCCTCTTCCGGTGGTGAAAATTGTCTCGCCGAAAGCCAATGCCACGCTCGCCAGCGTGACAGGGGGAAGCGTGAGCGTCAGTGGCACAGCCGCAGATAAGCAAGGCATCTCCAGCGTGACCTACCAAATTTTGCATGATGGAGAACTCTCCGCACCTGCCACTGCCACAGGCACCACCTCTTGGAATTTTAATATCCCCGTGCCCGATGGCGAAGGCGGCCTCTACATCATCCATGTGAAGGCTGTGGATACGGTGGGCCATGAGAGCGAGGTGGTGACGACGCAGTTCTGGACGCCGCTGAAAAGTGCCTTGGCTGTGACCGTGAGCGGACCTGGCACGGTGACGAAGGGCTTTGAAGGCAGCACCGAGCGCGACGTGGGTAAACTGGTCACCCTCAGTGCCAAACCCAATGCAAAGAAACGCTTCCTGGGCTGGACGGGCAGCGTCACTTCTTCTTCGCTGAACATCACCATCCTGATGAAGGAAGGCACCACCTTGCAGGCCAATTTCGGAGATTGA
- a CDS encoding vanadium-dependent haloperoxidase — protein MKRFLLFLLLCVASVHGSEIIQDWNYVFLQAVRKETPPPCLVSRNLPIFHLAIHRAVQSAIKTGMDEPMQCQAAHHAARAVFLRFFPSQEKMAEQVEAKKPEGQISDACRSLVAEAVQRTFAERENDGSATTVHYVPSDKPGQWRRTPPNFRPPEFPHWGKVKPFMVGDVAEFRAAAPPALDSAAYAEEVNLLKDLGGKVSSKRTAEQTLIAKFWADFSYTSSPPGHWNEIAREVSLTKKLNVAETARIFATLNLALADTCITIWDTKYHYNFWRPVTAIRRADEDGNEATVADKNWEPLLRTPPHPEYVSGHSGISGAAATIMEHFFGRENISFEASSDDVKDTRRRFTSFQACAEEIAQSRIYGGIHYPAAGREGLKLGRNIAEKVLKTFKE, from the coding sequence ATGAAACGCTTTTTGTTATTCCTGCTGCTGTGTGTGGCCTCTGTGCATGGTTCGGAGATCATCCAGGACTGGAACTATGTCTTCCTCCAGGCAGTACGGAAGGAGACGCCGCCGCCCTGTCTCGTGTCCAGAAATCTGCCCATCTTCCATCTTGCTATCCATCGTGCCGTGCAGAGCGCGATCAAAACTGGGATGGATGAGCCCATGCAGTGTCAGGCCGCGCACCATGCAGCCCGGGCGGTCTTCCTGCGCTTTTTCCCTTCTCAAGAAAAAATGGCGGAGCAGGTGGAAGCCAAGAAGCCCGAGGGCCAAATCTCCGATGCCTGCCGCAGCCTCGTGGCCGAGGCGGTGCAGCGAACCTTTGCAGAGCGTGAGAACGATGGCAGCGCGACCACGGTTCACTACGTGCCGAGTGACAAACCCGGCCAGTGGCGGCGCACCCCGCCTAACTTTCGTCCCCCAGAGTTCCCCCACTGGGGCAAGGTGAAGCCCTTCATGGTGGGAGACGTCGCGGAGTTCCGTGCGGCCGCTCCCCCGGCCCTGGACAGTGCCGCCTATGCGGAGGAGGTGAATCTTCTCAAAGATCTGGGCGGTAAAGTGAGCAGCAAACGCACCGCCGAGCAGACCCTCATCGCCAAGTTCTGGGCCGACTTCAGCTACACCAGCTCCCCTCCCGGCCACTGGAATGAGATCGCGCGTGAAGTGTCGTTAACCAAAAAGCTGAATGTGGCAGAAACCGCACGCATCTTTGCCACGCTCAATCTGGCCCTGGCCGATACCTGCATCACCATCTGGGACACCAAGTACCACTACAACTTCTGGCGGCCTGTCACCGCCATCCGCCGAGCGGATGAAGATGGCAATGAAGCGACGGTGGCCGATAAAAACTGGGAGCCGCTGCTGCGCACGCCGCCGCATCCAGAATATGTCAGCGGCCACTCCGGCATCAGCGGTGCGGCAGCCACCATCATGGAGCATTTTTTTGGCCGCGAGAACATTAGCTTTGAAGCTTCTAGTGATGACGTGAAGGACACCCGCCGCCGCTTCACTTCCTTCCAGGCCTGTGCGGAGGAGATCGCCCAGAGCCGCATCTACGGCGGCATCCATTACCCTGCCGCCGGTCGCGAAGGACTGAAGCTGGGGCGTAACATCGCTGAAAAGGTGCTGAAGACCTTCAAGGAATAA